The following are encoded in a window of Rhizobium sp. 11515TR genomic DNA:
- the nuoL gene encoding NADH-quinone oxidoreductase subunit L, which produces MFLYKAIVFLPLIGAIIAGLFGRAIGAKASEYVTTGLMIIAAVLSWIVFFTVALGHTDGPIKVEVLRWIQSGGIDVSWALRVDTLTSVMLIVVNSVSTLVHVYSIGYMHHDPHRPRFFAYLSLFTFAMLMLVTSDNLAQMFFGWEGVGLASYLLIGFWFKKPSASAAAMKAFIVNRVGDFGFVLGIAGVFVLFGSINFDVIFGNAQSFASGQGGQPTDIVLNFLGMHLDRGHALTAVCLLLFMGAMGKSAQFLLHTWLPDAMEGPTPVSALIHAATMVTAGVFLVARMSPIFELSQDALTFVTIIGAITAFFAATVGLVQNDIKRVIAYSTCSQLGYMFVSLGVGAYGAAIFHLFTHAFFKALLFLCAGSVIHAVDGEQDMRHMGGLRPHIQKTFWMMIIGTLAITGVGIPLTHIGFAGFLSKDAIILAAFASHNAAAGFAFTLLVIAAMFTSFYSWRLIFMTFFGKPRASHEVMHHVHESPNVMLIPLYLLAIGAVAAGMYFNADFVGHAYEEFWKHALFTLPDNKILEEMEHAPVWVELSPFIAMLLGLVTAWYFYIRSPETPRRLAQQQRVLYEFLLNKWYFDELYDFLFVRSAKALGRFLWKKGDIGVIDTIGPNGIAARVVDVTNRVVRLQTGYLYHYAFAMLLGIAALVTWMMLGSSL; this is translated from the coding sequence ATGTTCTTATATAAGGCTATCGTCTTTCTTCCCCTGATTGGCGCGATCATCGCCGGCCTTTTCGGCCGCGCGATCGGCGCCAAGGCTTCGGAATATGTTACCACCGGCCTGATGATCATCGCGGCCGTCCTTTCATGGATCGTCTTCTTCACGGTGGCGCTTGGCCATACGGATGGCCCGATCAAGGTTGAAGTCTTGCGCTGGATCCAGTCCGGCGGCATCGACGTTTCCTGGGCGCTGCGCGTCGACACGCTGACCTCGGTGATGTTGATCGTCGTGAACTCGGTTTCGACCCTGGTTCACGTCTATTCGATCGGATACATGCATCACGATCCGCATCGTCCGCGCTTCTTCGCCTATCTCTCGCTCTTCACCTTCGCCATGCTGATGCTGGTGACCTCCGATAACCTCGCCCAGATGTTCTTCGGCTGGGAAGGCGTCGGTCTCGCCTCCTATCTGCTGATCGGTTTCTGGTTCAAGAAGCCGTCCGCCTCGGCCGCCGCGATGAAGGCCTTCATCGTCAACCGCGTTGGCGACTTCGGCTTCGTTCTTGGCATCGCAGGCGTCTTCGTCCTCTTCGGCTCGATCAATTTCGACGTCATCTTCGGCAATGCCCAGAGCTTCGCTTCCGGGCAGGGCGGCCAGCCGACCGATATCGTGCTCAATTTCCTTGGCATGCATCTCGATCGCGGTCACGCGCTGACGGCCGTCTGCCTGCTGCTGTTCATGGGCGCGATGGGTAAATCGGCGCAGTTCCTGCTGCACACCTGGCTGCCGGACGCCATGGAAGGCCCGACGCCGGTTTCCGCGCTCATCCACGCCGCCACCATGGTCACCGCCGGCGTCTTCCTCGTCGCCCGGATGTCGCCAATCTTCGAACTATCGCAGGATGCGCTGACTTTCGTCACCATCATCGGCGCGATCACGGCCTTCTTTGCCGCGACTGTCGGCCTGGTGCAGAACGACATCAAGCGCGTCATCGCTTACTCGACCTGTTCGCAGCTTGGCTACATGTTCGTCTCCCTCGGCGTCGGCGCTTACGGTGCTGCGATCTTCCATCTCTTCACCCACGCCTTCTTCAAGGCTCTGCTTTTCCTCTGCGCCGGCTCGGTCATCCACGCCGTCGATGGCGAGCAGGACATGCGTCATATGGGTGGCCTTCGCCCCCATATCCAGAAGACCTTCTGGATGATGATTATCGGCACGCTAGCGATCACCGGCGTCGGCATTCCGCTGACTCATATCGGCTTTGCCGGCTTCCTCTCCAAGGATGCGATCATCCTGGCGGCCTTCGCCTCGCACAACGCAGCCGCCGGCTTCGCCTTCACGCTGCTGGTCATCGCTGCGATGTTCACCAGCTTCTATTCCTGGCGCCTGATCTTCATGACCTTCTTCGGCAAGCCGCGCGCTTCGCACGAGGTCATGCACCACGTGCATGAATCGCCGAATGTCATGCTGATCCCGCTTTACCTGCTGGCGATCGGCGCCGTCGCCGCGGGCATGTATTTCAACGCCGATTTCGTCGGTCACGCCTACGAGGAATTCTGGAAGCATGCGCTGTTCACGCTGCCGGACAACAAGATCCTCGAGGAAATGGAACATGCGCCGGTCTGGGTTGAGCTCAGCCCCTTCATCGCCATGCTCCTCGGTCTCGTTACCGCGTGGTACTTCTACATCAGGTCGCCGGAAACGCCGCGCCGCCTCGCTCAGCAGCAGCGCGTCCTCTACGAGTTCCTGCTGAACAAGTGGTACTTCGACGAACTCTACGACTTCCTCTTCGTCCGCTCCGCCAAGGCGCTTGGCCGCTTCCTCTGGAAGAAGGGCGATATCGGGGTCATCGACACCATCGGCCCGAACGGCATTGCCGCCCGCGTCGTCGATGTCACCAACCGCGTCGTGCGCCTGCAGACCGGCTACCTCTATCACTATGCCTTCGCGATGCTGCTCGGTATCGCAGCCCTCGTTACCTGGATGATGCTCGGGAGTTCCCTCTGA
- a CDS encoding NADH-quinone oxidoreductase subunit M, with protein sequence MTDWPILSTVTFLPLVGVLLLLFTQENGAHGRRNVLNISLATTIVTFIVSLFVWIWFDNANPGFQLVEKHEWLTGGISYHMGVDGISMLFVILSTFLMPFCVLASWLSVEKRLKDYMIAFLVLETMMIGVFVSLDIVLFYVFFEAGLIPMFLIIGVWGGKDRVYASYKFFLYTLLGSVLMLLAIMAMYWQAGTTDIPTLLAYKFPPQLQTWLWLAFFASFAVKMPMWPVHTWLPDAHVQAPTAGSVILAGVLLKLGGYGLIRFSLGMFPNASEYFAPLVFALSVIAIIYTSLVAMMQDDIKKLIAYSSVAHMGYVTMGIFAANQQGVQGAIFQMLSHGIVSGALFLCVGVIYDRTHTREIAAYGGLVNNMPKYAVAMMVFTMANVGLPGTSGFIGEFLTLIGVFRANTWVALFAATGVILSAAYALWLYRRVIFGALEKENLKKLLDLSPREQLILYPLIALTILFGVYPAPIFDATAASVDLLVNNYTAALHAAQNVALSMN encoded by the coding sequence ATGACCGATTGGCCCATTCTTTCAACGGTCACCTTCCTGCCGCTGGTGGGCGTTCTCCTTCTGCTGTTCACGCAGGAGAACGGCGCCCATGGCCGCCGGAATGTCCTGAACATCTCGCTGGCGACGACCATCGTCACCTTCATCGTGTCGCTGTTCGTATGGATCTGGTTCGACAATGCCAATCCGGGCTTCCAGCTCGTCGAAAAGCATGAGTGGCTGACGGGCGGCATCAGCTATCACATGGGCGTCGACGGCATTTCCATGCTGTTCGTCATCCTGTCGACCTTCCTGATGCCCTTCTGCGTGCTCGCAAGCTGGCTCTCGGTCGAAAAGCGCCTGAAGGACTACATGATCGCCTTCCTCGTCCTCGAGACGATGATGATCGGCGTGTTCGTCTCGCTTGATATCGTGCTGTTCTACGTCTTCTTCGAAGCCGGCCTCATCCCGATGTTCCTGATCATCGGCGTCTGGGGCGGCAAGGACCGCGTCTACGCCAGCTACAAGTTCTTCCTCTACACGCTGCTCGGCTCGGTTCTGATGCTGCTCGCCATCATGGCGATGTACTGGCAGGCCGGTACGACCGACATCCCGACGCTGCTTGCTTACAAGTTCCCGCCGCAGCTGCAGACCTGGCTATGGCTCGCCTTCTTCGCCTCCTTCGCGGTGAAGATGCCGATGTGGCCGGTCCACACCTGGCTCCCCGACGCGCACGTTCAGGCGCCGACGGCAGGCTCGGTCATCCTGGCTGGCGTTCTCTTGAAGCTCGGCGGCTACGGCCTTATCCGCTTCTCGCTCGGCATGTTCCCGAACGCGTCGGAATATTTCGCGCCACTCGTCTTCGCCCTTTCGGTCATCGCTATCATCTACACCTCGCTGGTGGCGATGATGCAGGACGACATCAAGAAGCTGATCGCCTATTCGTCGGTCGCCCACATGGGCTACGTGACGATGGGTATCTTCGCGGCCAACCAGCAGGGTGTCCAGGGTGCGATCTTCCAGATGCTGTCGCACGGTATCGTCTCGGGCGCGCTCTTCCTCTGCGTCGGCGTGATCTATGACCGTACCCATACCCGCGAAATCGCGGCTTACGGCGGCTTGGTCAACAACATGCCGAAATATGCCGTCGCCATGATGGTCTTCACCATGGCCAATGTCGGTCTGCCCGGCACCTCCGGCTTCATCGGCGAATTCCTGACCCTGATCGGCGTCTTCCGCGCCAACACCTGGGTTGCGCTCTTTGCCGCGACCGGCGTGATCCTGTCGGCGGCTTACGCGCTCTGGCTCTACCGCCGCGTGATTTTCGGCGCACTGGAAAAGGAAAACCTGAAGAAGCTCTTGGATCTGTCGCCGCGTGAACAGCTGATCCTCTATCCGCTGATCGCTTTGACGATCCTCTTCGGTGTCTATCCGGCTCCGATCTTCGATGCCACGGCGGCATCGGTGGATCTGCTGGTGAACAATTATACCGCTGCCCTGCACGCTGCGCAGAATGTTGCGCTGTCGATGAATTGA
- the nuoN gene encoding NADH-quinone oxidoreductase subunit NuoN has protein sequence MTADTILASLHLSIPELILAVGALALLMIGVFSGERSGPTVTGLAIAVLAVAGLWIIFVPGEGLAYGGAYLADGFSRFMKIVALIGSIVAMFLSMGQAREQQLDRFEFPVLLVLATLGILLMISAHDLISLYLSLELQSLALYVVAAINRDSIKSTEAGLKYFVLGALSSGMLLYGMSLVYGFTGHTTFDAIATALSAETRSLGLVFGLVFVLAGLAFKISAVPFHMWTPDVYEGAPTPVTAFFAAAPKVAAMAILTRIVVTAFHPVLADWQQIIVFISIASMLLGSFAAIGQRNFKRLMAYSSIGHMGYALVGLAAGTKTGVSGVMLYMVIYMVMTLGSFAIIMAMRRKDGRQVESIEDLAGLSTTNPFMAVVLTALMFSLAGIPPLAGFFGKYFVFVAAIQAHLYALAIIGVLASVVGAYYYLRVIKVMWFDEAKDEFTRTAGSLRLVFGLSGLFVITYVFFGGAIGGAADLAAATLF, from the coding sequence ATGACTGCTGACACAATTCTTGCAAGCCTGCATCTTTCCATTCCGGAGCTCATCCTCGCGGTCGGTGCGCTTGCGTTGCTCATGATCGGCGTCTTCTCGGGCGAGCGATCTGGCCCCACGGTCACTGGTCTTGCCATCGCGGTTCTCGCGGTGGCAGGTCTCTGGATCATCTTCGTGCCGGGCGAGGGCCTGGCTTATGGCGGCGCCTATCTCGCCGACGGGTTCTCCCGCTTCATGAAGATCGTCGCGCTGATCGGCTCGATCGTCGCCATGTTCCTCAGCATGGGGCAGGCGCGCGAGCAGCAGCTCGATCGCTTCGAGTTCCCGGTGCTGCTTGTGCTCGCGACCCTCGGCATCCTGCTGATGATCTCCGCGCATGACCTGATCTCGCTCTACCTGTCGCTGGAACTGCAGTCGTTGGCACTTTACGTCGTTGCCGCCATCAACCGCGACAGCATCAAGTCGACCGAAGCCGGCCTGAAGTACTTCGTGCTCGGCGCGCTATCCTCCGGTATGCTGCTCTACGGTATGTCGCTGGTCTACGGCTTCACTGGGCACACCACCTTCGATGCGATCGCGACCGCACTCAGCGCCGAAACCCGCTCACTCGGCCTCGTCTTCGGCCTGGTCTTCGTGCTTGCAGGCCTCGCCTTCAAGATCTCCGCCGTGCCGTTCCACATGTGGACGCCCGATGTCTATGAAGGTGCGCCGACCCCGGTTACCGCTTTCTTCGCGGCTGCGCCGAAGGTTGCCGCTATGGCGATCCTGACCCGCATCGTGGTCACGGCTTTCCATCCGGTCCTGGCCGATTGGCAGCAGATCATCGTGTTCATCTCGATCGCCTCGATGTTGCTCGGCTCGTTTGCGGCGATCGGTCAGCGCAACTTCAAGCGACTGATGGCCTATTCGTCGATCGGTCACATGGGCTATGCGCTCGTCGGCCTCGCCGCCGGCACCAAGACCGGCGTATCTGGCGTCATGCTCTACATGGTCATCTATATGGTCATGACGCTCGGCTCCTTCGCCATCATCATGGCGATGCGCCGCAAGGACGGCCGTCAGGTCGAAAGCATCGAAGATCTCGCTGGCCTCTCCACGACGAACCCGTTCATGGCGGTCGTTCTGACGGCGCTGATGTTCTCGCTGGCGGGCATCCCGCCGCTCGCAGGCTTTTTCGGAAAGTACTTTGTCTTCGTCGCCGCCATCCAGGCGCATCTCTATGCGCTCGCCATCATCGGTGTTCTCGCCTCGGTCGTCGGCGCTTATTACTATCTGCGCGTCATCAAGGTGATGTGGTTCGATGAAGCCAAGGACGAGTTCACGCGCACGGCCGGTTCGCTGCGCCTCGTCTTCGGCCTCTCCGGCCTGTTCGTCATCACCTATGTCTTCTTCGGCGGTGCAATCGGCGGAGCTGCCGATCTCGCTGCTGCCACGCTGTTTTGA
- a CDS encoding biotin--[acetyl-CoA-carboxylase] ligase, whose amino-acid sequence MASDMNSRKSLADFRHDALQETSSTNSVCLERARAGDPGNLWVTAERQTGGRGRRGRPWVSEAGNLYASLLLIDPAPMDRLGSLPLAVAVAVHQAVRGVLPLAAEPAEIKWPNDILIGRKKTCGILIEGEALPDGRYALVIGIGINIAVMPDNPMYPVTCLRQQGSMVSPDELFAHLYADMAEALGVWNCGKGVREITARWREFACGIGEKITVNLPDRSISGHFSGIDDNGLLMLETEDGRIMPIAAGDVFFR is encoded by the coding sequence ATGGCGTCTGACATGAACAGCCGGAAGTCGCTCGCCGACTTCCGGCACGATGCCCTTCAAGAGACGTCGTCTACGAATAGCGTGTGCCTCGAGCGGGCACGCGCCGGCGACCCCGGGAACCTTTGGGTGACCGCCGAGCGTCAGACGGGAGGACGCGGTCGCCGCGGTCGCCCTTGGGTGTCGGAAGCCGGCAATCTCTACGCATCTCTCCTTCTGATCGATCCCGCTCCAATGGACCGCCTCGGCTCGCTGCCGCTTGCGGTCGCGGTTGCCGTGCATCAGGCGGTGCGAGGCGTGCTGCCGTTGGCCGCAGAACCTGCAGAAATCAAATGGCCGAACGATATCCTGATCGGTCGCAAGAAGACCTGCGGCATTCTGATTGAAGGCGAAGCTTTGCCGGATGGGCGTTATGCGCTGGTCATCGGCATCGGCATCAACATTGCAGTCATGCCTGACAATCCGATGTATCCCGTCACCTGCCTCAGACAGCAGGGCTCGATGGTGTCGCCGGACGAGCTGTTTGCCCATCTTTACGCCGATATGGCCGAGGCGCTCGGTGTCTGGAACTGCGGCAAGGGTGTTCGCGAGATCACCGCGCGCTGGCGCGAATTTGCATGCGGCATCGGGGAAAAGATCACGGTAAACTTGCCGGATCGCTCGATTTCGGGCCATTTCTCGGGAATCGATGATAATGGCTTGTTGATGCTTGAAACCGAGGACGGCAGGATCATGCCGATCGCGGCGGGTGACGTTTTCTTTAGATAA
- a CDS encoding ribonuclease J encodes MAKQDELVFLPLGGVGEIGMNLALYGYGPAEQRQWIMVDCGVTFPGPDLPGVDLVLPDIRFLAKERKNLKGIIITHAHEDHYGALNDLWPGLNVPIYASAFTAGLLEAKRDYEKSMGEIPVTLFKAGDRINVGPFEIEGVAVNHSIPEPMSLMIRTPLGNVVHTGDWKIDHEPSLGPLTDETRFRQLGDEGVLALMCDSTNALRDGVSPSEKDVSESLRKIIEDAEGRVAITTFSSNVGRIRTIAEAAEAAGREVLLLGSSLKRVVDVARDIGLMEGIKPFIAEDEYGYIPRDKVVVILTGSQGEPRAALAKLSRDEMRNVALAAGDIVVFSSRAIPGNEKAIQDIKNGLIEQGVHVVTDAEALVHVSGHPRRNELQKMYEWTRPKVVIPVHGEATHLTAHKELAEQSGIATVPRVRNGDVVRLAPGPVEVIGEAPHGRIFKDGILIGDFDEMGIGERKKLSYVGHVAVNVVLDARYDIVGDPDVVPIGLPAYDDEGEEMEDTLFDAIVSAIESIPRARRKDLDMLQEAVRRAVRAAANQGWGKKPVVTVFITRTGG; translated from the coding sequence ATGGCGAAGCAAGATGAACTGGTGTTTCTGCCCCTCGGCGGCGTCGGCGAAATCGGCATGAATCTCGCGCTCTACGGCTATGGCCCGGCGGAGCAGCGTCAATGGATCATGGTCGATTGCGGCGTCACCTTTCCGGGGCCGGATCTGCCTGGCGTCGATCTCGTCTTGCCGGATATCCGTTTCCTCGCCAAGGAACGCAAGAACCTCAAGGGTATCATCATCACCCATGCCCATGAGGATCACTATGGCGCATTGAACGATCTCTGGCCGGGCCTGAATGTTCCGATCTATGCCTCTGCCTTCACCGCTGGCCTTCTTGAAGCCAAGCGCGATTACGAGAAGTCGATGGGCGAAATCCCGGTGACGCTCTTCAAGGCTGGTGATCGCATCAATGTCGGCCCCTTCGAGATCGAGGGCGTGGCCGTCAATCACTCGATCCCCGAGCCGATGTCGCTGATGATCCGCACGCCGCTCGGCAATGTCGTCCATACGGGCGATTGGAAGATCGATCACGAACCCTCGCTTGGGCCGTTGACCGATGAAACCCGCTTCCGCCAGCTTGGCGACGAAGGCGTGCTGGCGTTAATGTGCGATTCCACCAATGCGTTGCGCGATGGCGTCTCGCCTTCGGAAAAGGACGTCTCGGAAAGTCTGCGCAAGATCATCGAGGATGCCGAGGGCAGGGTGGCAATCACCACTTTCTCCTCGAATGTCGGCCGTATCCGTACCATTGCCGAGGCTGCCGAAGCCGCCGGCCGCGAAGTGCTGCTGCTCGGCAGCTCGCTGAAGCGCGTCGTCGATGTTGCCCGCGATATCGGCCTCATGGAAGGTATCAAGCCCTTCATCGCTGAAGACGAGTATGGCTATATCCCGCGCGACAAGGTCGTGGTCATCCTGACCGGCAGCCAGGGCGAGCCGCGTGCAGCGCTTGCCAAGCTCTCCCGGGATGAGATGCGCAATGTCGCACTGGCCGCTGGTGATATCGTTGTTTTCTCCTCGCGCGCTATTCCCGGCAATGAGAAGGCCATTCAGGACATCAAGAACGGCTTGATCGAGCAGGGCGTGCATGTGGTGACGGACGCAGAAGCGCTTGTGCATGTCTCCGGCCACCCCCGGCGCAACGAATTGCAGAAGATGTACGAGTGGACGCGCCCGAAGGTCGTCATCCCCGTGCACGGCGAAGCGACGCATCTGACCGCGCACAAGGAACTGGCCGAGCAAAGCGGCATTGCCACCGTGCCGCGCGTGCGCAATGGCGATGTCGTGCGCCTTGCACCGGGTCCCGTCGAGGTCATCGGTGAGGCGCCGCATGGACGCATCTTCAAGGACGGTATTCTGATCGGCGATTTCGACGAGATGGGTATCGGCGAGCGCAAGAAGCTCTCCTATGTCGGCCATGTCGCCGTCAATGTCGTGCTCGATGCCCGTTATGATATCGTCGGCGATCCCGATGTCGTCCCGATCGGCCTGCCGGCTTATGATGATGAAGGCGAGGAGATGGAGGACACGCTCTTTGACGCCATCGTCAGTGCCATCGAAAGCATTCCGCGCGCGCGCCGCAAGGATCTGGACATGCTGCAGGAGGCTGTACGCCGCGCGGTGCGTGCCGCCGCCAACCAGGGCTGGGGCAAGAAGCCGGTCGTGACCGTATTCATCACGCGCACTGGCGGCTGA
- the mce gene encoding methylmalonyl-CoA epimerase — translation MLGRINHIAIAVPDIAAASKTYLETLGATVSQPQALPEHGVTVVFVELPNSKVELLEPLGEASPIASFLAKNPDGGMHHICYEVADILAARDRLVSSGGRVLGNGEPRIGAHGKPVLFLHPKDFFGTLIELEQV, via the coding sequence GTGCTGGGACGTATCAATCACATCGCGATAGCCGTGCCGGACATCGCCGCGGCTTCCAAGACCTATCTTGAAACACTTGGTGCTACCGTCTCTCAGCCGCAGGCACTTCCGGAACACGGCGTAACTGTGGTTTTCGTCGAGCTGCCGAACAGCAAGGTCGAGCTGCTCGAGCCCTTGGGCGAAGCTTCGCCCATCGCCTCCTTCCTCGCCAAGAACCCAGATGGCGGCATGCACCATATCTGTTATGAAGTTGCTGATATCCTGGCGGCACGCGATCGGCTGGTTTCCAGCGGTGGACGCGTGCTGGGCAATGGCGAGCCGAGGATCGGCGCGCATGGCAAGCCTGTACTCTTCCTGCATCCGAAGGATTTCTTCGGCACGCTCATCGAGCTTGAGCAGGTGTGA
- a CDS encoding DUF1467 family protein, whose product MAQQIAAGFAVYFVIWWITLFAVLPFGLRTQSEDDHVILGTVESAPTKFRAWRVVLVTTLVSAFIYGAWYIASRYFGLSIDSIPQIVPSYK is encoded by the coding sequence ATGGCACAGCAGATTGCCGCCGGTTTCGCCGTCTATTTCGTCATCTGGTGGATTACGCTTTTCGCCGTTCTACCCTTTGGCCTGCGCACTCAGTCCGAGGATGACCATGTCATCCTGGGTACGGTCGAAAGCGCGCCGACGAAATTTCGTGCTTGGCGGGTCGTGCTAGTCACAACGCTGGTATCGGCCTTTATTTATGGCGCCTGGTATATCGCCTCGCGTTATTTCGGGCTGAGTATAGATTCCATTCCGCAGATCGTTCCAAGCTACAAGTGA
- the proS gene encoding proline--tRNA ligase, with protein MRLSRYFMPILKENPKEAEIVSHRLMLRTGMIRQQSQGIYSWLPLGKRVLDKVNKIIREEQNRSGAIELSMPTLQSAELWQESGRYDAYGKEMLRIKDRQDRPMLYGPTNEEMVTDIFRSYIKSYKDLPLNLYHIQLKFRDEIRPRFGTMRSREFMMKDAYSFDLTQEGAVQSYNKMFAAYLRTFNRLGLRAIPMRADTGPIGGNLSHEFIILADTGESEVFCHKDFVNFDIPGEDTNFDDAAGLKGIFDKWTSVYAATSEMHDETAFNAIPEGDRLSARGIEVGHIFYFGTKYSEPMGAKVQGPDGKEHAVHMGSYGIGPTRLVPAIIEASHDENGIIWPASVAPFDAVVINMKAGDHACDEACETVYAALSKAGKDVLYDDRDERAGTKFATADLIGVPVQIIVGPRSIANGEVELKDRKTGARETMTVEAAINRLAG; from the coding sequence ATGCGTCTGTCTCGTTACTTCATGCCGATCCTGAAGGAAAATCCCAAGGAGGCTGAAATTGTTTCCCATCGGCTCATGCTGCGCACCGGCATGATCCGGCAACAGTCGCAGGGCATCTATTCCTGGCTGCCATTGGGCAAACGCGTGCTGGACAAGGTCAACAAGATCATCCGCGAAGAGCAGAACCGCTCCGGCGCCATCGAGCTGTCGATGCCGACGCTGCAGTCGGCTGAGCTCTGGCAGGAAAGCGGCCGTTATGACGCCTACGGCAAGGAGATGCTGCGCATCAAGGACCGACAGGATCGGCCCATGCTCTATGGCCCGACCAATGAGGAAATGGTCACCGACATCTTCCGGTCCTATATCAAGTCTTACAAGGACTTGCCGCTGAACCTTTATCATATCCAGCTGAAGTTCCGTGACGAAATCCGTCCGCGTTTCGGCACGATGCGCTCGCGCGAATTCATGATGAAGGATGCCTATTCCTTCGATCTGACGCAGGAAGGCGCAGTGCAATCTTATAACAAGATGTTCGCCGCCTATCTGCGCACCTTCAATCGTCTCGGCCTGAGAGCCATCCCTATGCGGGCAGATACCGGCCCGATCGGCGGCAATCTCAGCCACGAATTCATCATTCTCGCTGACACCGGCGAGTCGGAAGTTTTCTGCCACAAGGATTTCGTCAATTTCGACATTCCCGGCGAAGACACCAATTTCGATGATGCCGCCGGCCTGAAGGGGATTTTCGACAAGTGGACCTCGGTCTATGCCGCCACCTCGGAAATGCATGACGAAACCGCCTTTAACGCCATCCCGGAAGGCGATCGCCTGTCTGCACGCGGCATCGAGGTCGGCCACATCTTCTATTTCGGCACGAAGTATTCCGAGCCGATGGGTGCCAAGGTACAAGGTCCGGACGGTAAGGAACATGCTGTCCACATGGGATCTTACGGTATAGGCCCGACACGCCTTGTTCCCGCCATCATCGAAGCATCGCATGATGAGAATGGAATCATCTGGCCGGCTTCGGTCGCGCCTTTTGACGCCGTGGTGATCAACATGAAGGCTGGCGACCATGCCTGCGATGAAGCTTGCGAAACTGTCTACGCCGCTTTGTCGAAGGCCGGCAAGGATGTGCTGTACGACGATCGTGACGAGCGCGCCGGAACGAAGTTCGCGACCGCCGATCTGATCGGCGTGCCTGTGCAGATCATCGTTGGTCCGCGTTCGATCGCGAACGGCGAAGTGGAGTTGAAGGACCGCAAGACCGGCGCTCGCGAGACGATGACGGTCGAAGCAGCGATCAATCGGCTGGCAGGCTGA
- a CDS encoding lipoprotein-releasing ABC transporter permease subunit, translating into MAVSAAVEQQENSFKAGPSSRPFSGFERLVAWRYLRSRRKEASISVIAGFSLVGIMLGVAALIIVMAVMNGFRAELFKQILGFNGHVVVQPIDSPLNDYADLAKKFSAVPGVTMALPLVEGETLASGRGGSGTGALVRGIRPEDLTKLKSVSDHVVSGDMVGFASGQGVLVGSRLARQLGLTVGDQITLTAPDGDVTPFGVNPRVKAYTISGIFEVGMSEYDSSVVFMPLEEAQVFFNAEGIVEKIELFITNPDDVDQLRPKIEEAAGRQIFLTDWRQVNATFFSALQVERNTMFMILTLIVLVAALNIISGLIMLVKDKGSDIAILRTMGATSGAIMRIFFMTGAAIGVVGTFAGVILGVLVCLNIESIRQFFSWISGTVIFNPEVYFLSKLPAEMNLGETISVIVMALTLSFLATIFPAWRASRLDPVQALRYE; encoded by the coding sequence ATGGCGGTGAGCGCGGCAGTGGAACAGCAGGAAAATTCGTTCAAGGCCGGCCCATCGTCTCGCCCGTTTTCCGGTTTCGAACGGCTTGTGGCCTGGCGCTACCTGCGCTCCCGGCGCAAGGAAGCCTCGATTTCGGTCATTGCCGGCTTCTCCCTGGTCGGCATCATGCTCGGCGTCGCCGCGCTGATCATCGTCATGGCCGTCATGAACGGTTTCCGTGCCGAGCTATTCAAACAGATTCTTGGCTTCAACGGTCATGTCGTCGTTCAGCCGATTGATTCGCCGCTGAACGACTATGCCGATCTGGCGAAGAAGTTTTCTGCCGTTCCGGGCGTCACCATGGCCTTACCGCTCGTCGAGGGGGAAACGCTCGCCTCCGGCCGCGGCGGCTCCGGCACTGGCGCGCTGGTGCGCGGCATCCGCCCGGAAGATTTGACCAAGCTCAAATCGGTCTCCGATCACGTTGTCTCCGGCGATATGGTCGGCTTCGCTTCGGGACAGGGTGTCCTCGTTGGTAGCCGGCTTGCCCGGCAATTGGGCCTGACGGTCGGCGATCAGATCACCCTTACGGCACCGGATGGCGATGTGACGCCTTTTGGTGTCAACCCGCGCGTCAAAGCCTATACCATCTCCGGTATCTTCGAGGTCGGCATGTCGGAGTATGATTCCTCCGTCGTCTTCATGCCGCTCGAAGAAGCGCAGGTCTTCTTCAATGCCGAAGGCATCGTCGAGAAGATCGAGCTCTTCATCACCAATCCGGATGACGTCGATCAGCTGCGGCCGAAGATCGAAGAGGCGGCCGGGCGGCAGATCTTCCTGACGGACTGGCGGCAGGTCAACGCCACTTTCTTCTCGGCGCTGCAGGTCGAGCGCAACACGATGTTCATGATCCTGACGTTGATCGTTCTCGTCGCCGCGCTGAATATCATTTCCGGCCTGATCATGTTGGTAAAGGATAAGGGCAGCGACATCGCCATCCTGCGCACCATGGGGGCGACATCGGGCGCGATCATGCGCATCTTTTTCATGACGGGCGCGGCGATCGGTGTTGTCGGAACGTTTGCAGGTGTCATACTCGGCGTCCTGGTCTGCCTCAATATCGAATCCATCCGCCAGTTCTTCTCCTGGATTTCCGGCACCGTGATTTTCAATCCGGAGGTCTATTTCCTCAGCAAATTGCCGGCCGAGATGAATCTCGGTGAGACCATCTCCGTCATCGTGATGGCGCTCACTCTATCCTTCCTTGCCACCATCTTTCCGGCCTGGCGGGCCTCGCGGCTGGATCCGGTGCAGGCGCTGCGCTACGAATAA